A genomic segment from Gopherus evgoodei ecotype Sinaloan lineage unplaced genomic scaffold, rGopEvg1_v1.p scaffold_33_arrow_ctg1, whole genome shotgun sequence encodes:
- the LOC115641165 gene encoding olfactory receptor 6F1-like, whose protein sequence is MDLMTSRETENQTSVQEFILLSFPGTRYFQMSLVVLFSVMYMLTILGNVSIIALVWINPQFHTPMYFFLCNLSFLEIWFTTACVPKAIGVMLGTSQTISFTVCLLQFFFFLSMGSTECFLLAVMAYDRYLAICHPLCYSSLMNSTITIWLALISWLCGFLAISVLASLIARLSFCGPNIINHFVCDIDSWVALSCTDTSLIELTTFIISIIVVVVSCAITLVSYFYIISTILRIPSAQGRQRAFSTCSAHLSVVTIWYGSITFLYVKPSAQNSLDLNKTINIFSTVVTPILNPFIYTLRNKKVKEVLAKVFNRRSNWI, encoded by the coding sequence ATGGACCTCATGACCAGTAGAGAAACAGAAAACCAAACTAGTGTGCAAGAGTTCATCTTACTGAGCTTTCCTGGCACTCGGTATTTCCAGATGTCCCTTGTTGTGCTGTTTTCTGTGATGTACATGCTAACAATCCTAGGGAATGTGTCCATTATAGCTTTAGTGTGGATCAACCCGCAgttccacacccccatgtacttcttcctttgcaatctctccttcctggagatctgGTTCACCACAGCATGTGTCCCCAAGGCTATTGGTGTCATGCTAGGGACAAGCCAAACTATCTCTTTCACTGTCTGCCTCCtgcaattcttttttttcctctccatggGTTCTACAGAATGTTTCCTCCTGGctgtcatggcctatgaccgctatTTGGCCATATGCCACCCATTGTGCTACAGCTCCCTCATGAACAGCACCATCACTATTTGGCTGGCCCTTATCTCTTGGCTGTGTGGTTTCCTGGCTATCTCTGTGCTGGCATCTCTAATAGCCAGATTGTCTTTCTGTGGCCCTAACATCATCAATCATTTTGTTTGTGACATAGATTCCTGGGTAGCGCTTTCCTGCACTGACACAAGCCTCATTGAACTGACAACATTCATTATCTCAATCATTGTTGTCGTGGTTTCATGTGCAATAACACTGGTCTCCTACTtttacatcatctccaccatcttgAGAATCCCATCAGCCCAAGGCCGGCAAAGGGCCTTTTCCACTTGCTCTGCCCATCTCTCTGTTGTGACTATCTGGTATGGCTCCATCACTTTTCTGTATGTCAAGCCTTCTGCACAGAACTCATTGGATTTGAATAAAACAATCAACATCTTTAGCACAGTTGTAACTCCGATATTAAACCCTTTCATTTACACTTTAAGAAATAAAAAGGTGAAGGAAGTCTTGGCAAAGGTGTTCAATAGGCGTTCAAACTGGATTTAG